The genome window TTGAAGTGACTGGCCAACTTCGATGATATAGCCATCAGGATCTTTCATGTAACATCGCATTTCCCACCCGTGATTATTTATAGGTTCAGTAAGGAAAGTGGCACCTTTTTCTTTCCATTCTCTGTAGCATGCCTGGATATCTGCAACTCTTAAATTCAAAAAGCTGTCTACTTTATTTGAGTTTTGAGGGGCCTCTAAAATAGTATCAGGCTTATCGGGGGTAGGTCCTCCTCCGGAATTTAAAATTAACCACGAATTTGACAATCTGATTACACAGGGATTTTCTTTTACAATTACTGTTCCTCCAAGTACTTCAGAGTAAAAATTAGCAGATATTGCCTGGTCTCTTACAGTTAAAAAATGGGTAACATAAAATCCTTTTTCGGGAATTGGAACATTTGCTGGTATCATAATGAAATAATATTTTTTATGTAACCATACATAAAGGTCTTTGTTATAGTTGACTATTCTTTCAAGTGCTTTCGTGCGCAGAAAATACTCTTGTTGACCTTGATAAGATTCCTGAATCAATTACAACTAATACACTCCCAAATTTTGTTATACATGAAAGAAATAACAGGAGAAAGGAGGAGGTATAAAATGGCTATATTGGATACAGTTAAAAATTTGGGGGAATCAGTTTCCTCCAAGGGTTCAGAAGTGGAAACGTCTGTTGATGTTAACCTTGACAATAAAGATGTGTTGCCAAAAGAAGGAAAACTGACCGAACAAGCTACAGGTGCTTTGTCAGGGGCATTGGCTCCCGTAGCGGAAATGGGAACAGAAGCTGCAGCAAGTGCAATTGTTGCTTTCCTTAAAACTAGTGAAGGAAAAAAAGTAATAATGCCATTAGCGAAACATTACCTAAAAAAATACTGGTGGGCTTTGGCAGGAATTGCGGCATTTGAAGTAATTGGAATTTTTGCTACAATAAGGTTTTCCCTTTCAAGGAAATAGATTTTCCGGAAGTTCGTATTTATATTAAGTGATGCAAATCAATCCCAATAGTTCTCATTTGTTAAACTGAGAAATATTGGGATTATGACTATATAGAATTGAAGTGTTAATTCACTTTCATTCCCATTATCAATATATCATCAATCTGCTTTTCTTTAGTTCCCTTCCATGCTTCAATAGTTTTATTCAGAATATCCTTTTGTTTACTGAAAGGCTCTCTATGAATTTTCAACAGGAGATCTTTTAAATTTTTTACCATAAATTTTTTGCTCTCTGGTCCTCCAAACTGATCTTCATATCCATCGGAGAATAGATAGATATGCGTATCGCCATCGTAAGATACTGTATGCTTGGTGAAATCTCTGTGAGCCTGTCCCTGAGAGCCACCTATTGGATGTTTATCTCCTTTTAAATGCTCAAGCTCTCCGTTTTTAATTACAATCAATGGGTTCTTTGCGCCTGCGAATTCAATGGTTTTATCTTTGCGATTAATCACACATAAGGCCATATCCATACCGTCTTTATTATCATTCTTGTCTTGTTGAAGAGCAGACCTTACATTTTTATTAAGCTCAGTGAGTATTAAATGAGGCTCATAAATTTTATTGTATACAATCATGTTTAACAAATTGTATCCCACCATTGACATCAATGCACCAGGAACACCATGACCAGTGCAATCTGCAGCAACAACTATAACCTTATTATTTTCTGCACCACCTTCATTTCTATCATCACCATCATTCACATTAAAGAACCAGTAAAAATCTCCACTCACTATATCTTTAGGTTTGAACAGAATGAAAGAATCTTCGAATAAATGTTCATAGCTGCTCTCATTTGGCAACATTGCATTTTGAATTTTCTGAGCGTAGTTGATTGAATTGGTAATATTGTCATGCTGGTGTTTTATCACACCTAGTTGTTTTTCAATCTGATCGCTATACTGCCTCTTCTGGCGTAGGTTTTTATATATTACATATGCTAATATAGAAAGTGTTATTATACCTAAAATCAAGGAAGCGATTATTGCTGTAATGAACCTATGCCGAGCATCTTTCTCCTTAATTACCAATTCCTGATTTTTTAATCTTGACTCTTGCTCTTTAATTTTCAAGTCCTCGATTTCTCTTTCTTTTTTTAATAAATCTATTTGAGCAAGATGTTCTTTATTTTTTAAATCAAGAAGATCCAGAGAGTCTTTGGTTTTGCGTAATGAATCAGTTTGTCTGTTAAGCTCTTCTTCTGTCTGTTCTTTAACCCATTCAGCATTAAGAGTTTGTTCTCTAAGCTTAGACATTTCCAATTCATCCTTCCTCGATTGCTTTTCCAGCTGTTTCTTTTCTGCTGCCGTTTTAATTAAATTCAGCCAATACGTATACTCTTCTTCTTTTTTACGAGCTCCTGTTTTATGATTGAACTCTACCAGTAATTCATAAGTCTTGGCCAGAAGGCTCTCATCTCCGCAGGTCTTTGCCGTCTCGATTATTTTTTCAAGTTCGGTAATTGCCTTTTTTGTTTTGCCAGACTTTGCATGCAACTCAGCAGATTCTATCGCTTTTATTACAATTGATCGTTTATCCTGTACTTCCTTTCCTGAGCTACTTTTTTTATCAGCTCCTTCAGCAGATTGAAAGAGGAAAAGAGTAATAAGAAAAATGAATAAACCAATGTTCCTCATATCCAATTTCATCGTTAATGTTCTACCTATAATGCAACACTTATAAGAGTATTTAAACGAAATTGTAATTTGCAGGGAGGATAATTGTAAGATTTATTAATATAGTTGTAAAAAATTGTATTTAACAGAATGGGCTTTTAATTCCCGGTGCTCAATTAAAATTGGTATTTTAACTATCAACTTGAGTAATTCTGCGGTTAAATGCAAAAAGCAATATTCCCTTGAAGTTTATGAGGGCTAATTACTTTTTAGCACATTACTTCAAATTCTGAATATTACACAAAGCCTTTTTTTAGTTCCATGTGTAAGGGCTATGTGTGTTTGTATTGATAGAAAGAGAATTTATTGATGTTCAATAAGGGTAATGCTCCTAAAAAATCTTCAATTAGTTATAAAATAGTTTTTTTTCAGATAATTCTAATCATTTTCTAATCTGAGCTTTAGGGCATCTTAATGTCTGGATAATATTTTTGCTTATCCACAAAGTATTGTGGTATTGAAATTTAAGCTGTAAAAAGTAAAGATATGAAGACATTAACCAAAGAAATGCAATCCGCTATAACGCCTCAACAGGCCTTTCAGCTGTTAAAAAAGGGCAACGAGCGATTTATTAATAATCTGAAGGCTAATCGTAACTTACTACAACAGGTAAATGAGACTTCTGATGGCCAACATCCATTTGCAGTAATTCTTAGTTGTATAGATTCTCGTACATCTGCTGAATTAATATTTGACCAGGGGCTTGGAGATATCTTCAGTATCCGTATAGCCGGAAATATCTTAAATGAAGATATACTTGGCAGTATGGAATTCGCCTGTAAATTGGCAGGAGCGAAGATTATAGTTGTATTGGGACATTCTAAGTGTGGAGCTATTAAAGGTGCCTGTGATCATGCTAAATTGGGAAACCTTACAACATTGTTGGACAAAATAAAACCTGCTATTGATTCTGAAAATACAATTAAAGAAAATCGTAGTTCATCTAATGCAGAATTTGTAGAGAAGGTGGCAGATCTTAACGTAAAGCTTACTGTAAAAGCTATTACAGAAAGAAGTCCTATACTTAGAGAAATGATTCAAAATGGTTCAGTGAGTTTAGTGGGTGGGATGTATGATGTAGGATCGGGGTTAGTGTCCTTTTATGATGAGGAAACATTTGAAGTAGATTCCAAAATTCTGGCTGAAGAAAGCCTTACAAAATAATCCATACCTCCCTATTACCTGGCTTGTAGCCTTTACAAGCCAGGATTTCTTTTCTCAGTTGATGCTGCTCTGGCAATATTTTTTAATAGGATCATTAATTTTACTCTAGTATCTGCCCCCCTAAATTGAAGCTATTCATACATTCAAATTTCCAAATTTATCTTTCATTATTTTGTCTATTTCTACAACGCTATATACCAGAGAAGGATTAGATTCTTTTCTTAGCTAGACATGTGGAATATCCTGAAATGAATGCAAGAAATAACCGGCATCAAGACCAAGTTTAAAAGCTTCATGTGCATAAACCATATATCCATTTAATCCATTCACTATGGTTCTTAATACAGTTCCCTTTCAAAATTGTTAAAAAGGGCTGCTTTTTGACTTTTCTTAATGGTAAAATTTTTATGGAAAGTAAACCGCAACAAAGACCAATGTTGATAAGCAAAATGATCTGATAGTAGAGGATCGTTGTTTGAATAGAAATTTATAATAAGGTACTAAAGTCCCTTATTTTTTATCTATATTTATTTATAATATGCTGGCGGACACTCTTTAAACTATCCTACTGTGAATACTTATTCTGAAAAAACAAATCATAATAAAAGTCATTCATCAAACAATAAAGTTTCTCAAAAGGAAACCGGAATTATATCTACAACTCCCTTTGTAGATAACCGATCTGTGGCTATTGCACAAAGGAAAAGGCAAGAGGTGGCGGATAATAGTCCACAAGCAAGGCAAGCTATGCAATTACAAGTTATGGCTGATAATTATTCTGCTCAACAATACAAGCCAATCCAGAAGAAAGAAAATAAAACCGGTTTGCCTGATAATCTTAAATCAGGCATTGAAAACCTTTCCGGCTATTCAATGGATGATGTCAAGGTACATCGTAATTCAGATCAACCGGCTCAATTAAATGCTCTGGCTTATGCGCAAGGAAATGACATTCACCTGGGAGCGGGCCAGGAGAAGCATTTACCCCATGAGGCCTGGCATGTCGTGCAACAGAAACAAGGAAGAGTTCAGCCGACCATGCAGATGAAAGGCAACGTTGATATCAATGATGATGAGGGGTTGGAGAAGGAAGCGGATGTTATGGGTGCCAATGCTTTATCTGCAGGCCGAGGAGATGAAACATCGATCAAAAGAGGAGATATAAAAACCAGTCAGAAATCCATTCAAAGAAAAAGATCAAAAGATGATGACACTACAAAGGAGGACTTTAAGAAAAACTACCGGGGAAATGAGAAAAAGGATGGAGATACCGTTGATGTTGCAGAAGCCAATTATCAAAAAAGTCTTACATCCGGAAGGGATAAAATGAATGAAGCTGTAAAATGGTTTACAAATGCTTCTGATAAGAAAGCACGGATTGAAACATATGGAGGGACTTATCAAAGTGTTCTTGATGCGGGATACAAGGTATTCTGGTTTTTCCCGGATGAAGAATCTGTTACTATTTGCATGACACGTGGCACCATACGTAAAGGAAATAATGATGACAGTGGTAGTGATATTGAATATGATAGTGAGGGAGACAATGAAAATGGCAATGATAGTGAAAATGAGAGTGAAAACAATAAAGGAGAAATCGTAATTCTTGAGAGCCGGGAAGTCAGTGGTTATGCTCATTCAGATGTGTTTGAAGAAGATCAGGATTATTTGTATGCCAATACTTACAATGTTAAAACCGGAGAATTCCATGCCAGCATAAATTTCAGAGATCTGGATACAAAGCTTGCAAATAAAGAAAATTTGCCTGCGGCATTAAGTAATTCGGAAATCATCTGGTTTATGCAATCTCACGCTAAAGAGGTATATCGATTGAAATATCCGGAAGCTGGTGAGCTCTGTGCAGTTACATCCATAAGCAGGGAAGAAATCGGAAACACACAAACACTGGATACCATATTCATGGCTGACGAAAACAGAGTTGCATTTGTGGGTAATACCGTAACACTTAATGAACCTACGGACGAAGCCATTGCAATACTTGGTACGCCTAACGGCAACTCATCATTGTGGATGCTTATACAACATGAGAAATCAGGAGAAGTTGATATTGAATCTGTAGAGTTTGAGAGCGATCATATTAAAATCAATTATATGAGGGATAATGTGCAGAATGATTAAAAAATATCCTCATATAGGGGAATGCCGACTGACTTTATTTCGTTGTTAATGGACATCAGGTATTTGTATTCCTATTTAATACTTCTCAATATTATCAACATTAGGAATTGATTTATATAAAAGCCTTTCGAATGCCTGAGGTCCTATTTTCATTGGTCCTCTGTATGGATACATGAAAGCAATAATAAGAAACAGAACAAAACTTATCATCGCACATTGCAAAAGGGTTAATACAACATGTATGCGCATGGGTTTAATGATAAAGAAAAAGCCACTAAAGATTGAAATGAAGATACAGCAGAATATTACAATCCACATAGGTTCGGGAACGACGTCCTGACTGGATTTAAGCAATCTGTGCCGTCTTAGTTCAGAAGCTTTGATCAGAGTTTCAAGTAATATTTTTCTGATTTCTGCTTCCTCCTGGTTCTTCGTTTTTAACTTCAATACATATAACTGAAATTCATTTAAAATTTTGCTTACAGTAGTACCATCACCGCCATTCTCCATTTCCGGCCATGATACATCAATAGTAGTCTTTATAATTTGCTTTACATAGTTTTTGGTTTTAACACAATCCTGATATTCCAGACCTCTGGTGTTTCTATAAATATTTAAATAATTAGACATTTCTATCGTAATGTTTTCCTTTTCATCCTGATAGTTTTTCCACGTTTCAACTAAAACCATTGCTAATAGAAATCCAAGAACGGCCCCGTTAATGGTAAAGAAAGGAACAATAAATCTTGAAGTATTTAATTGCTTTTCTATCGAATGAAAGAACTTATGTACAATAAGTAAACCACTGATTGAAAGTATTGAGATTGAGAAAAAGATCAGTGCAAATAATATGAAGGGATTTAAGCCTGCCAGATAAAATGTCATAATTTAATTTGTGCGGAAGTTGTTGGTTATAGCTTAATAAGAGTTAAAGTAAAATTTTCATGGGCATTTAAAGTATACATTGAAAGTAGAGCCTTTGCCTACTTCGCTTTCAACTTCTATTTTACCTCCCGCATCATCTATAATTCTTTTAATTATATATAATCCTATTCCGGTTCCCTCTGTTTCTGTATTAAATCTTTTAAACATTTTAAATAGCTTAGCCTGCTTTAGATTTATTCCAATGCCATTATCAGATACAGATAGAATAGCATAATTATCTTTTTTATAGCACTTAATCCAAATCAAAGGTCTTCTCTGTGATCGGTATTTTATAGCGTTGCTTAACAAATTCATTACAATGCTTCTGATATCTTTCTTAGAAAACTCTATGGAGGGACAGTCGTCTAAGTTTAACCTTATTTCCGCATTACTTTTTTTAATTTGATCAAAGAGCTGTATTTGGACATCTTCAATTATCTCACTTAAGTTCTGAGGAGCAATATCATCTTTTTCCATTCTTTGCACCTTAGAAATTTCAGTTAGATCCAAGATAGTATTTTTTAATTTGGCAATGGATGTTTTGATCATCTCAATCAGCGCAATAATTTCCTTGTTACCGAAGGAGGACGCTGAAGTGACATCGTCAAGTATGGTTGTCAATCCTTCAATATTTGCTATAGGTGCTTTTAAATCATGTGATGCCGTATAGATAAAATTATCAAGGTCTGTGTTTATTTTTAAAAGGGTATCATTTTTTTCATTCAGATCTTTTGTGCGATCTTCCACTTTTTTTTCAAGTTCCAGATTTAGTTTATGCAGCAGATCTTCTGTCGCCATTAATTCTTCTGTAGTCTGTTGAAGCTCAATATTTGACTTGTTTAATTTGGCAAGATTTGTTTTTTGATCTGTTATATCATATGATACACCTAAGTATCCTTTAAAGTTTTTATCGACATCATAAAACGGACGTCCGGAACTTAAAATCCATCTCCATTGTCCATCATATCTTTTCATCCTGATTTCAATTTCGAAGTTAAGTTTATGCTTTGATGCATATTCATAAGCATTCGTTAACCGTTCGAAATCTTCTTTGGGAATGGAGGTTGACCAATCTTTTTTGAGCTCATCTTCCAGGCAAGTTCCGGAGAATTTAAGCCATGTCTTGTTATAATATTCAGGAATTCCTTCGCTATCGGTTCTCCAGATCAAAGCGGGGAAATCTTCTAAGATGGTTAGGTAAAAATCTCTGGATTGTTTTAATCTTTCTTCTGTTTGTTTTTTTTCAAGAAAAGTTCCTAACTGAATAGCAAGTGATGTTACTACTCGTGTAAAAATAATATCCTCTTCTTTGGATTCATTAAAGTAAAACATAAGGGATGCAAAAACTTCTCCTTCATGTGTAATTATAGGGACTCCTAATACACTCTTAAGTCCTACCTGTCGGGCAATTTCTTTTCTTTTAAATTCACTTTTCAAGGATGTTATATCAGGACTCCATACCGTTTTATTAAGAAAGACACTCCCTGTCATTCCTTCTCCAACCCTAAATGTAGACTGCCTGCTGACTTCAAAAAATGGCATAAATTTTTCTTCACTCATATACCATACAGGAGCATATTCAATCACGTGTTTTACTCTGTTCAAAACCCATGCTTCTCCGCAATTCCATCCTGCTTCCTGACAAATAAACTTTATAGTTAAACTTAATGCATTATTGAAATTATCAGCCTTGCTTATTGCAGCGGATATAGTCTGGAGGATTTCCATTTCCTTTAATACTTTATGTTTTTTAGAAATGTCCCTGATTATTCCTGCAAAAAAATATTTTTCTCCTTCCTTCCAGGCTGATAGAGAAAGCTCGATAGGAAACTCTATTTGTTTTTTATTTATAGCTGTTATTTCAAAAGTCTTTCCAATTAGTTTTGGTTGCCCGCTTGAGATAAATCTTTTTATTCCCGTTAAATGAGCTTTACGATGTTTTTCGGGCATAAGAATAGTTAGACTCTCCCCGATGATTTCCTCTTCCTGGTATCCGAATAATTCAATAGCCTTCTTGTTACAGTATAGTATAGTCGAGTTCTCATCTGCTACAAAGATGGAATCTGTCGCAGATTCAGCGATTGCTCTAAAACTATTTTCAGACAATTTAATCCGAGGCTCCTTGTTTTTCATGCGGTTCTATAGAAATGCCACTGATAAATTATTTTCGATATTATATAAAACAATTTTTCTTTTTTTTAATCATTCCGAAAATGTATGGCTAGGTATATGTTTATTCTATTAAAATAGAAAAGTTAAATCAATTGTTTTGAGCGTTGCTAAGGCGTTGTAACATATTGTGGTAGCAATACAAACAAAATGGATTGAATGTGATCTGATTTTATAAATGATGATTATGTTATAGGTAGGTGTTAGACTGCAAGCAAATTAATGATTTAAGTTAATCCTTTATCTTTGTTTAAGGGTTGAAATAGTATAAAGATTAAGGTTGGCAGGTCTCAATATAAAATTGTAATTACAAAAAGATAATTTTATACCTTTTTGATTCCTTTGGGGATTTTATCTGGGGCCATTTTACCCCAGATTTAGTATGTGTTTTCGTGTAAGTCCAATCTATTTCTTTAGCGCTTCCCGCACTTTAGGTGCTATTTTTGTACCGAAAATTTCTATCGATTTCATAAGTGATGTGTGCGAAGGCCCACCAACATCCATGTGTGCAGAGAACCGAGTGAGACCAAAGAGTTCGTGAGCCTCCAGGATTTTATCGATTGCTTCGGTGGCATCACCAATGATGAGGTGACCATTCTGCCCCCGGCCATAATCGAATTGACTGCGTGTAAATGGCTGCCAGCCTCGCGTGCGACCAATTCGGTTCATCTGGTCCGAATAGACAGGGTAGTATTCATCGGCTATTTTTTTACTATCATCTCCAAAGAAACAATGCATATGCACGCCAACTTTAAATTTGGCCATATCATGATTATAGTGCTGATATACATCTTGATAATACTGGAATAATGGTTGAAACTGTGCAGGGTTGCCTCCGATGATTGCAAAGATTACAGGCAAGCCGGCCTTACCTGCTCTTAGAACTGATTCTGGTGTTCCACCCACTGCTACCCATATCTTAAGCTCATTATCTACCGCACGTGGTAAAACTTCCTGGTTATTTAATGCAGCTCTGTATTTTCCTTTCCAGGTGATAGGATTCTGTTTGTTTATATTCACCAGTAGATCAAGCTTTTCTTCAAACAAGCCATTATAGTCTTTGAGATCATATCCATAAATGGGAAAGGATTCGATAAAGCTTCCTCTTCCTGCAGTGATTTCTGCACGCCCATTGCTTATCTGATCGATGGTAGCAAAGCTTTGATAGATCCTCACCGGATCGGAAGAGCTGAGTACTGTCACTGCACTGCCTAATTTAATATGCTTGGTAACGGTGGCTGCTGCAGCTAATACAATTTCAGGTACAGATACCGCATAATCAGGACGGTGATGTTCCCCAATGCCAAAGAAGTCCAGGCCAACCTCATCCATCAATTTTATCTCCTCGATCAGTTCACGCAAGCGCTCACCTGAGGGTAGCGGTTGCTCATTCTGATCATAATGATTGTCTCCAAACATTCCTATACCAAGTTCCATATGTAGTAATTCTCTTTTTGTAAAGATAGGAAAAGAACGACTTAGTGGTAGTACATGTTTGGAACTTACTTGTATATTTTATTAGTTAGAGGAGCAGTTTTCCTTGATTTCCAATGTTTAACTTAGGAGTAGGTTTAAGGTTTAAATTCAATCAATTCACTTGTTTTCCAGCCCAACCTATGTGAAATCACATACAGTGTTTCTCCTTTTTTTAATTGAAATGGCTTAGTATAGATTTTCCATTGATCCGATGGTTTTGTTTTATAACCTATAGAAGCTCCTTTTGTACTGGTTGTCAGAGTAACTTTATTTTTCACCAAATTTATCTGTGGCTTTTCTGCCTGCGGTTGTTGCAAGTTAGGCCAAAAAGTTTTAGCAATATCAGATTCGGAAGTAAAACCAAGATCTCCTGTTTCCCTGATCCATAGATCAAGAGCACCTCTTAATTCAATAAGTTTGGCTTGATGTTCAGCACTGCCAGCTATATTATTTATTTCGTAAGGATCATTCTTTGTATCATATAATTCTTCTGGTGGCTTGGTCTTTCTCATAAGCGCCGCTTGAACCGGGTTCAGTTTTCCCAAACTATCTAATCTGTACAACTCTTTAACACCTTCTTGTGATTTTCTATAAGTAAGATTAAGGAACTGTGGTTTCTGAGGCTGGTAATTTCGTATGTATTTATACCTCCCGTCACTTGTGGCCCTTAGCAGGTCTATCGACTCATCAAATCTATCCGCAGAGAAGTACACATACTTTCTTTTATTTGCTTCATTGTTTGCAAATATGTTTCTTCCATGGATATTAGGAGGAGTGGGAATATTATAAAAAGATAAAATGGTTGGTCCCAGATCCATTAGATAAACCAGATCATTGTTTATGGTGCCTGCCTGGCGCTTATCAGGGAAACGTATTAAAAGAGGAACACTCACTCCTGAATTATGCAAACTCCTTTTACTGCGGGGAAGACCATTGCCATGATCTCCTGAAAGTATGATAATAGTATTCTTCAGTAATCCATTTTTTTCAAGTGTATCAAGGATTTTTCCGATAATGACATCACAGTATTTTAAGTTATTATATTGAGTTGCCCAATCCAGTTTATTTGTCACTGTCTGTGGCAGATAGGGCGGGACAATTACTTTGGAAGTATCTACAGACAATGGAATATTTTGTCTTCCCCATCCCCAGATTTGAGATTCATGCGTTTCCCAGAAATTGATTTGCTTAAAGAAAGGCTTGTCTTTAGGGAAACTAAACCTGTCTGTTGAATCATTTGCAGGATATACATCCCAGGTTAAAGGCGATGCTGCAAACTGATAATCTGACTTTTTGCTTGAAACGGTATAAACTCCATTTTCTCTAAGTATATCCGGGAAACATCTAACATAGTCAGGGGGTACCACTTCATAGTTCGGAATATTGGGATATTTGTTTTGTGCCTGTATGCGCATGTTGTGCGATCCGATAGAAGTCGGATACATTCCTGTGATGATACTTGATCTGGTCGGTGCACATACAGGAACAGTTGTAAAGGCTTTCTTAAAAACTATGCCTTCTTTTGCTATGCGATCGATATTGGGCGTGGAGATTGTCTTGTCTCCGTAAGCAGAGAATATAGGACTTAAATCTTCAAAGTCCAGCCATATGACATTCGTTGAAGTTTGTGAGAATGAAACATGTATTATATTTAGAAAAAGTATTTTGAACAGAATAGTTCTAATTGTGCTTTTCATTTGAGATAAAATTTTTTGTTCTTTGAAATTGGAAGATTAATTCAAGGTTTTATTGCATGCTATTGAGGTAAACTTCTCGTATATATGAAGATTGAGTTGCGATAAGCAAAGCATGAATGTTTACAGCCCTTCTATTAGGATTATCAAAACCAAAAGAACAAAAAAAATGACTTTGAATAAAGTTATTTAAAGAAATGCCGGAATGGATACCAGTATGGGCAGAGGCATTGTAATCTTTATATCTGTCAAAAGGAAGTTGCAATATTTTATACGGTAATTAAAGTACAGAAAAACAATGCCATAGGCCTTGTTCCAAAGAGAAATATTTTGTTATTTAGTTCAGTTTTTAAATGGATTTTTATGTCTTCTTATAACATACTTACAACTTTTGCAGGACTTCACCTTAAGAAGAAATTAATGTATGCAGGTTCATTGAATCTTATGGCATTAAAT of Sporocytophaga myxococcoides DSM 11118 contains these proteins:
- a CDS encoding VOC family protein, with the translated sequence MIPANVPIPEKGFYVTHFLTVRDQAISANFYSEVLGGTVIVKENPCVIRLSNSWLILNSGGGPTPDKPDTILEAPQNSNKVDSFLNLRVADIQACYREWKEKGATFLTEPINNHGWEMRCYMKDPDGYIIEVGQSLQKSFDSMYHISNQPSK
- a CDS encoding PP2C family protein-serine/threonine phosphatase; protein product: MRNIGLFIFLITLFLFQSAEGADKKSSSGKEVQDKRSIVIKAIESAELHAKSGKTKKAITELEKIIETAKTCGDESLLAKTYELLVEFNHKTGARKKEEEYTYWLNLIKTAAEKKQLEKQSRKDELEMSKLREQTLNAEWVKEQTEEELNRQTDSLRKTKDSLDLLDLKNKEHLAQIDLLKKEREIEDLKIKEQESRLKNQELVIKEKDARHRFITAIIASLILGIITLSILAYVIYKNLRQKRQYSDQIEKQLGVIKHQHDNITNSINYAQKIQNAMLPNESSYEHLFEDSFILFKPKDIVSGDFYWFFNVNDGDDRNEGGAENNKVIVVAADCTGHGVPGALMSMVGYNLLNMIVYNKIYEPHLILTELNKNVRSALQQDKNDNKDGMDMALCVINRKDKTIEFAGAKNPLIVIKNGELEHLKGDKHPIGGSQGQAHRDFTKHTVSYDGDTHIYLFSDGYEDQFGGPESKKFMVKNLKDLLLKIHREPFSKQKDILNKTIEAWKGTKEKQIDDILIMGMKVN
- a CDS encoding carbonic anhydrase family protein codes for the protein MKTLTKEMQSAITPQQAFQLLKKGNERFINNLKANRNLLQQVNETSDGQHPFAVILSCIDSRTSAELIFDQGLGDIFSIRIAGNILNEDILGSMEFACKLAGAKIIVVLGHSKCGAIKGACDHAKLGNLTTLLDKIKPAIDSENTIKENRSSSNAEFVEKVADLNVKLTVKAITERSPILREMIQNGSVSLVGGMYDVGSGLVSFYDEETFEVDSKILAEESLTK
- a CDS encoding DUF4157 domain-containing protein, whose amino-acid sequence is MNTYSEKTNHNKSHSSNNKVSQKETGIISTTPFVDNRSVAIAQRKRQEVADNSPQARQAMQLQVMADNYSAQQYKPIQKKENKTGLPDNLKSGIENLSGYSMDDVKVHRNSDQPAQLNALAYAQGNDIHLGAGQEKHLPHEAWHVVQQKQGRVQPTMQMKGNVDINDDEGLEKEADVMGANALSAGRGDETSIKRGDIKTSQKSIQRKRSKDDDTTKEDFKKNYRGNEKKDGDTVDVAEANYQKSLTSGRDKMNEAVKWFTNASDKKARIETYGGTYQSVLDAGYKVFWFFPDEESVTICMTRGTIRKGNNDDSGSDIEYDSEGDNENGNDSENESENNKGEIVILESREVSGYAHSDVFEEDQDYLYANTYNVKTGEFHASINFRDLDTKLANKENLPAALSNSEIIWFMQSHAKEVYRLKYPEAGELCAVTSISREEIGNTQTLDTIFMADENRVAFVGNTVTLNEPTDEAIAILGTPNGNSSLWMLIQHEKSGEVDIESVEFESDHIKINYMRDNVQND
- a CDS encoding DUF4239 domain-containing protein, which translates into the protein MTFYLAGLNPFILFALIFFSISILSISGLLIVHKFFHSIEKQLNTSRFIVPFFTINGAVLGFLLAMVLVETWKNYQDEKENITIEMSNYLNIYRNTRGLEYQDCVKTKNYVKQIIKTTIDVSWPEMENGGDGTTVSKILNEFQLYVLKLKTKNQEEAEIRKILLETLIKASELRRHRLLKSSQDVVPEPMWIVIFCCIFISIFSGFFFIIKPMRIHVVLTLLQCAMISFVLFLIIAFMYPYRGPMKIGPQAFERLLYKSIPNVDNIEKY
- a CDS encoding PAS domain S-box protein gives rise to the protein MKNKEPRIKLSENSFRAIAESATDSIFVADENSTILYCNKKAIELFGYQEEEIIGESLTILMPEKHRKAHLTGIKRFISSGQPKLIGKTFEITAINKKQIEFPIELSLSAWKEGEKYFFAGIIRDISKKHKVLKEMEILQTISAAISKADNFNNALSLTIKFICQEAGWNCGEAWVLNRVKHVIEYAPVWYMSEEKFMPFFEVSRQSTFRVGEGMTGSVFLNKTVWSPDITSLKSEFKRKEIARQVGLKSVLGVPIITHEGEVFASLMFYFNESKEEDIIFTRVVTSLAIQLGTFLEKKQTEERLKQSRDFYLTILEDFPALIWRTDSEGIPEYYNKTWLKFSGTCLEDELKKDWSTSIPKEDFERLTNAYEYASKHKLNFEIEIRMKRYDGQWRWILSSGRPFYDVDKNFKGYLGVSYDITDQKTNLAKLNKSNIELQQTTEELMATEDLLHKLNLELEKKVEDRTKDLNEKNDTLLKINTDLDNFIYTASHDLKAPIANIEGLTTILDDVTSASSFGNKEIIALIEMIKTSIAKLKNTILDLTEISKVQRMEKDDIAPQNLSEIIEDVQIQLFDQIKKSNAEIRLNLDDCPSIEFSKKDIRSIVMNLLSNAIKYRSQRRPLIWIKCYKKDNYAILSVSDNGIGINLKQAKLFKMFKRFNTETEGTGIGLYIIKRIIDDAGGKIEVESEVGKGSTFNVYFKCP
- a CDS encoding LLM class flavin-dependent oxidoreductase; this encodes MELGIGMFGDNHYDQNEQPLPSGERLRELIEEIKLMDEVGLDFFGIGEHHRPDYAVSVPEIVLAAAATVTKHIKLGSAVTVLSSSDPVRIYQSFATIDQISNGRAEITAGRGSFIESFPIYGYDLKDYNGLFEEKLDLLVNINKQNPITWKGKYRAALNNQEVLPRAVDNELKIWVAVGGTPESVLRAGKAGLPVIFAIIGGNPAQFQPLFQYYQDVYQHYNHDMAKFKVGVHMHCFFGDDSKKIADEYYPVYSDQMNRIGRTRGWQPFTRSQFDYGRGQNGHLIIGDATEAIDKILEAHELFGLTRFSAHMDVGGPSHTSLMKSIEIFGTKIAPKVREALKK